In Leishmania donovani BPK282A1 complete genome, chromosome 35, the following are encoded in one genomic region:
- a CDS encoding 40S ribosomal protein S3A, putative encodes MALGKNKRISKGGKRGKRGKAQETMARKEWYDVVAPANFEKRQFAKTICNKTQGTRIAADVLRGRVFEANLADLNQSAGEEEAYRKVRFTVQEVQGRNLLTQFHSMEVTTDKMASLLRKWCTTMETTVEVKTADGYTMRLFVVAFTKPQANQQSRNCYAKQRLVKWLRMRITKMIKRRLSKVQIKEAVSLLTRNVLSDALVRRCNPILPLRELRIRKVRVVRTPKFDAQALLSAHGTIPASVEADQREVEEAVEAAPAAEKAAE; translated from the coding sequence ATGGCTTTGGGCAAGAACAAGCGCATCAGCAAGGGCGGCAAGCGCGGCAAGCGCGGAAAGGCGCAGGAGACGATGGCGCGCAAGGAGTGGTACGACGTCGTCGCGCCGGCAAATTTCGAGAAGCGCCAGTTCGCCAAGACGATCTGCAACAAGACGCAGGGTACCCGCATTGCTGccgacgtgctgcgcggtCGCGTGTTCGAGGCCAACCTCGCCGACCTGAACCAGTCCGCtggtgaggaggaggcgtacCGCAAGGTGCGCTTCAcggtgcaggaggtgcaggGCCGCAACCTGCTGACGCAGTTCCACTCGATGGAGGTGACGACGGACAAGATGGCGAGCCTTCTGCGCAAGTGGTGCACGACGATGGAGACGACCGTGGAGGTGAAAACCGCCGACGGCTACACAATGCGTCTCTTCGTTGTTGCATTCACGAAGCCGCAGGCAAACCAGCAGTCGCGCAACTGCtacgcgaagcagcgcctgGTGAAGTGGCTGCGCATGCGTATCACGAAGATGATCAAGCGCCGCCTGTCGAAGGTGCAGATCAAGGAggccgtgtcgctgctgacgcgcaACGTGCTGAGCGATGCactggtgcgccgctgcaacccgatcttgccgctgcgcgagctgcgcatCCGCAAGGTGCGCGTGGTGCGCACGCCGAAGTtcgacgcgcaggcgctgttGAGCGCCCACGGCACCATCCCGGCGTCTGTGGAGGCTGACCAgcgcgaggtggaggaggccgtcgaggctgcaccggctgcggAGAAGGCCGCCGAGTAA